AGGATCGCGAGGGGCACGCCGAGGACGATCACGAAACGGTCGGGGGTGAAGCGGAGAAACGAGCCCTGGCCCCAGGCGGAGAAGGACAGGCCGAAAAAGGCGAGGAGCCAGAGAGCGGCCCACGGCGGAACCTCTGGCGTGGCGTCGCCCCGCGCTCGATACCCGCCTTCGCACGCATGGTGCGGCGGCGCGTGGGGTTCCCGCGCCGTGAACGGCAGCCCTCCCGGCGGGAATGGGAATCGCTGGGACGGTGTCCCGATCCACCAGGCCGCCGCCAGGCCGATCGGTACGCCGAAAAGCAGGGCATAGTCGGACATAAGCACCGCCACCTGGAACTCGCCGGTGATGAGGAAATTGCCGTAATACGCCTGATAGCCCGCGTAGAGCAGCGCGAAGGCGGCGATGTAGGCGAACGCCGTCCAGCCCGCGTACCGGAGCCATCCGGGGGCCTGTTGAATCCCGCGGACCAGGGTGGTCGGGAGGATCATCCAGTAGAAGAAGGTTGCGCTGATGAAGGGCGAGAACCAGAGGGCGGTACGCTGGCTCCGCGCCACGCTCTCGACGAGCTGGGGGTTCCGGGAGACCATCCACAGCGCGGCCCCGCCGCCGATCATGACGCCTATGAAGGAGACGGCGATCCAGAGGCCGGACTGGCGGAAAGTCCAGTAACTCGCGGCGGGCCGGGCCGGTGGAGCGTCTGCGATCCCCGCCACGGACGCGCCCCCCGCGGCACAGCCAAGATGCAGGAAACCGGCGGCCCACAGCATGGGGCCCACCCGGAAATTTGCGAACGCGGTTGCCGCGAAAAGCGCCGAAGCGATAGCGAGATCGGCGCGGCGCCCGTATAGTATGCCGCGAGCAAGCGCGGCAAGGGCGAAAAATCCGAAGCCGAAAGCCAGCGTGTAGTACATTCGCGCGGCCATGAGCCAGGGCTGGAAACGCGGGCCATCGTTAAGCTCGTAGATGAAGTAACGCAGAAAATAGCGCCCGAACTCCGGGTGATCGTGGACGCCGAACGGCCACGTCAGCACGTACAGCAGCCCGCCGAGGCCGCCGCCCAGGCCAAAGAGCAGGAAGGCGCGGTTTGCGAGGCGCGGCACGGCGATGGCGAGAAAGCAATAGACCGCGTAAAGGTAGAACATGGCGCAGAGGCCGTTGGCGATTCCCGCCATGTGGAACGGCGGAATATGCAGCCGCGACCCGATTGCGCCGACGAGGCCGAACAGATGGTGGTGGGGGATGGCGTAGATCGCCGGATCGCCATCCGCGCCGGCATCGCCGCAAAGGGAGTAGGGCGAGTACCACGGCGGGCGGGCATAACGCATGCCCGTAAGGTAGTTGAAGGTATCCACGGTGTGGCCGCCCGTGAAAACCGCGCCAGCCGGCGGAAAATTGGCCACGAGCAGGTGCGACAATGGGTCAATCAGCCCGGCGCACAGGATTATCGCCAGGGCGAGGCGCGGCGGGCGCACAAAGAGCCGTCTCGGCCCCGGGTTCGCCTCGCTGTCGGCCGGCGCCATATCGCCGCCGCTACCGGCTGAATTGAAGGTCGGCGAAGTCGAGAATGCCCTTCCAGTAGGCCTGGTTCAGGGTGTGCTTCTCGTCCAGCCGGAACTGCATCAGGTTGCCGGTTTTTTCGGGATCCAGCGGCGCGGGGCCGAGGACCATGTCGTTTCCGGCGATGCCCGGGGCGCCCAAAAACTTCCAGACGGGGTCCGCCGCGCGGATGTTTTTCAGGGCGCTTTCGTAGTTGGCCCACGCGTCCTGGAGGCCGGCGGTGTCCAGCAGCGCGCGCGGCGCGACGAGGGCCACGAGCAGGTGCTGGTCGACCGGCAGCCGGTTTTCCCGGTGATCGAACCAGGTGAAGGCGTCGCAGAACCAGTGGGGGAAGACGCGGTTGATGCGCTCGACGGTTTCCTGGTCGTTGTTTCGGCTGAGGGCCATGCCACCGGTTCCGGACTGGTGCGGCACGACGAGGGCGACACGTTCGTCCAGGGCGGCGGTGAGGAGGGCGGTCTTCCCGCGGCGGGAGTGGCCGGTCACGCAGACGCGGTTGGCGTCGATGTCCGGGTCGGTGACGAGGTAGTCGATACAGCGGCGCAGCCCCCACGACCAGGCGGCGATGGTGCCCCAGGCGTGGTCGGGAGCCGCGACATTCTTGAAGGCGGCGTGGACGCCGTCCTCGAAGTCGTGTTTGTCGGGGTCGACATCGCTTTCGTGGAAGGTGGCGAAGGCGTAGCCCCGATCCAGCAGGTATTCCACGCACCAGAAGTCCTGCTTTGATCCGCGGCCCTCCTCGACGGTCTCCGGGCATTTTTCGTGACACCAGGCGTCGGGGTTGTGATGGATGGCGGGATCCGGGAGGACTTCGTAGTTGCCGCACTTGTTGATTGCGAGGAAGACCGGCACGGGGCCCTGGGCGCTGGCGGGGAGAAAGAGGGCCAGGTTGATCCGGGGTGCGCCGGGGGGCAGGCCCTCGAAGGCGATCGTCACCTGTTTCAGCCGGCCCTTGCCGTCGAGGATCGTGGTTTCGGGGGCGGTTTCCTCGAAGAGGAGCTTCGGGGCGGGCGGCGCGTAGCCGTAGACGTAGTGCTGGAAAAGGGCCTTGAGCTCCGGGCGGCGTTTCTGGACCCAGTCTTCCGGGGTTTCCACTTTCGAGCCGTCGAGCATGATGAAGGGGTCGGGGAGATCCGCGCGTTCGGGGAGGGCGTCAAACGCGGGGAAGTCCGATGCGGCGGGGAAAGCGGTTAGCAGCAGCGCGCCCGCGCAGATGCGGCGGGTGACGCGGGAGGATACGAGATGGGATATGCGCATGGGGGATTCCTTTCATCGGTCGCGATCCGGGGTGCGGCGGCGCGTGGAAACGCGCGCGGATCGGGCGAAGGGGCATTGTGGCAAAGGATCGCGGGCGGATCAAGGCAGGTGCGTCAGGGCAATCGCATCTAAACTCGATCTCGGAATATGGGCGTAAGACTTGAATCGATTTGGAACCTTGAATCAACGAAAGTGAGCGATTTGGAGCGCCGGCATCTCTGCCGGCAAGGTCCGGGATTCGCCGCAGGCGAAATGCCCGTCCTCCAACACGCGCCCTTTCTAACATGGAAGGTGCTTCATAGGGCGCTCGGCTGAAATTGGAAGTCTAAATGCGATCGCCCTGGCAGGTGCGTTGTGCGGGCGGGCCGGTGTACCATGGCGGATAACCTCAACGGCGCGGAGCGATGTTTTCGGATTTGGACACGGCGAGATCCCATACACCGGCGGTGATAGTGATGACGGAAGCGCTGCGCCGCCCGGCGACGCGGCGCCAGTGGTGGGCGGGGTGCGTGGCGGTGGCGGTCTGCGCGGTGGTCATTTTTTCGTTCAACGTGCCGCGCACGGGCTTTCACGGGGACGAGGCGGGGTGGATACCGGCCTCGCTCCGGGCGGCGGAGGCGTTTCTGGCGGGCGACTTCCGGCCTTCGTCTTGGACGGGCGAGGGGCTGAGCACGTACGGGAACATGAATCCGCCGGCGGGCAAGCTGATGATCGGGGTTCCGCTGATTCTCTGGCAGCGGGCCTTCTATCCCGCGGAGTCGGGCGCGGCGGTGTACCACTGGAACCAGTCCATCGAGAACAACATCATCCATGGCCGCGTGCCGCCGCTGCCGCTGCTGTACGCGGCGCGGAGCATCTGCGCGTTCTACGGCGCGTTGAACTGCGTGCTGGTGTTTGTGATGGCGACCTGGGCGCTCCGGTTCGAGATTGGGCTGATTGCGGCGGCGCTGACGATGTTGAACGGGACCTTCCTGAACCTGGCAACGAACGCGATGACCGACATGCCCTACCTCCTGGCGCTGCTGTGCGCGGGGCTGGCCCTTATGGCGTTGCTGGAAGCGCGAAAACCGCGGCGCGTTCTGTCGCTGGCGTTGCTGTGCGGGGTGTGCGCGGCGATCGCGTACTCGATCAAGGTGGCGGGGCTGGTGCTGATCGGGGCGTTGTTCCTGGCGGCGATGGTTTTGCGCCCGCGCGCCACGGCGCCGGGGATGCGGTGGCGTGTTGCGGCCGTGGCGGTATTCGGCGCCGCCGCCGTACTGCTTCCGCTGCTGATGAATCCATTTTTCTGGCCGGACCCGGCGCGGTGGGACGGCGCCGCGCTGCGGGAGGAGATCCAGCGCGTCCGGACCCCCGGCGCGGGCGAGGAATTGCCGGGCTGGGGCGAAATCTGGGCGGAGCTGGCGGTGGCGGGGCACGCGCGTCCGCTGGTGAGCGCCCATTACCCGCAGATCGCGAATCTGCTCAAGCCCCTGGAGATGCCGCTGCTGTTTTTTCGCTGGAAGACGCTGATGCGGAACCAGGCGCGGACGATTGTGGGGGAGGACAAAGGGCCGCCGGGGATTCCTGAGATACTGAACCGGGTGGCGTGGAGCCTGGCGACATTTCCGGGCGCGGCGCTGTTCCTGTTGGCGGGTTTGGGGGCATTGGTGTTCCGCGCGGTTCACGGTTGGGCGCGGGAGCCCGGATCGGCGGCGATCTACCCGCTGCTGGCCTTTCTGGTGAACCTTTTGTTTCTCATGCTGTTTCTCGTCCTCCCCTGGCCGCGTTATTATCTTGCCGCCATCGTCGCATCGAATATACTGGTAGCGGTGGGCCTTTTTCTTGCGGGGGGACTGGTGCGCGGGAAGGCCCGCGCGGTGTATACGTTTTTTCGCGAAGCGCTGCTGGAACCGGCCGCGGCGCCGGGCGAACCGTGAGAGGAGGTCCTTTGAGCCATGCCTGACGTGATAATGGTGGTGGACCGGGTGGAGGCGGTTCCGCGGCGCGAACTGCCCGCTGGTTTCTCGTACCGCGCCTACCGGGCGGGCGATCGCGAGACGTGGACGCGGATCCATGCGGAGACGCATTTCTACGATCCGCTGCCGCAGGCGCTGCACGCGCGGCAGTTCGGCGATGACGAAGACGCGCTGGCGGCGCGCCAGATCTTTGTGGTGAATGGCGACGGCCGGGCGGTGGCCACGGCGACGGCGTGGTTCAACGATCCGGCCCATGGCGTGCCCGGCGGGCGGGTGCATTGGGTGGCTGTTGTGCCGGCGGTGCAGCGCCGTGGTATCGCGTCGGCGTTGCTCGGGCGGGTGTGCGAACGTTTTGCGGAACTCGGCGATACAGCGGCGTATTTGACGACGGACGCGGGCAATAGCCGCGCGATTGCGCTGTACCAGGGCCTGGGCTTCCGGATCGCGGATGGTCCGGGCAGGATGGAGTGAACGGAAACCATGTGGCGCCTTCGGTTAGAAGCCTTCGTTCTTATCCTCGCGGGTCTCGCGCACACGGGCGGGGTGATCGCCGGGGAGGCTCCGGACTTCAATCGCGAGGTTCTGCCGATACTCTCCAACAACTGCTTTGCGTGCCACGGCCCCGATGCGCCGGCCCGGAAGGCGGGGCTGCGCCTGGATCTGGAGGAGGCCGCAAAGGGCGCGGGTAAGGATGGCGCGCGTCCCGTGGCGCCGGGGGATCCGTCCGCGAGCCTGATCCTGGAGCGGATGACCGCACCCGATCCCGACAAGCGGATGCCGCCGCCGGAAACCGGGAAGTCGCTTTCGGAAGCGGAAATCGAGACCGTGCGTCGGTGGATTGCGGCGGGCGCGCCGTGGCAGGCGCACTGGGCGTTCATCCCGCCCGCGCGGCCGGCGGTCCCGGAGGTTGCGCCCGCGGAATGGCCGCGGAATCCGGTCGATAACTTTGTGCTGGCGCGGCTGGCGGATGCGGGGATGACGCCGTCGCCCGAGGCCGATCGCCATACGCTTATCCGCCGCGCCTCGCTGGCGCTGACCGGCGTGCCGCCGACTCCCGAGGCGGTGGAGGCGTTTGTCCTCGACGCCGATCCGCATGCGTACGAGAGGCTGGTGGACCGGCTGCTGGCGTCGCCGCGTTACGGGGAGCATCTGGGCCGGTACTGGCTCGATCTGGCGCGGTACGCCGACACGAACGGGTACGCGGCGGACATCGAGCGCACGATGTGGCGATACCGGGACTGGGTGATCGCGGCGTTCAATCAGAACATGCCCTTCGACCAGTTCACGGTGGAGCAGCTTGCGGGGGACTTGCTCCCGGCGCCCACGCTGGAGCAGCGGATCGCGACGGGGTTCAGCCGGAACCATCCCATCATGATGGAGGGGGGCGCGATCTTCGAGGAATACCGCGTGATGAACGTGGTGGACCGGGTGGATACGACGGGCGCGGTGTGGCTCGGGCTTACGCTGAAATGCGCGCAGTGTCACGATCACAAGTACGATCCGATATCGCAGCGCGAGTTTTACGCGATGTACGCCTTCTTCAACAACATCACGGAGGAGGAGTCGCGGCTTTTCGGCACGGAGCTGGACGGCAATTCGATTCCCCGCATCCCAGCGCCGTTGCCGGAACAGTCCGCCGCGCGTGCGCGCCTGGAGGCGGCGATTGCGGCGGTGCGGGAGGAGAAGCTGCGGCCGGATCCGGCGCTGGACGCGGCGCAGGCGGCGTGGGAGGCGGAGGAACGCGCGGCGGCGGGAGCGCGCTGGACGCCGGTGGAGGTTTCACGGGAGACGCCGGAGGCGGGTGTGGCGGTTTTGACTGGGATTTTGGAGCAGGAAGGCGTCACGGCGGTGCGGCTTTCGGCGGGCGGGGATGCGGCTTCTCTGCGGATTGCGGAGGTGGAATTGGGCGTTGCGCCGGCGGATGGCGCGGGCGAGGCGGCGCCCGTGGCGCTGGCGGGGAGTGCGGCGATCGCGGGGGACGCGGCGCCGGCGCACGACGGCAGCCTGGAGACGGCCTGGGAAGGTGAAGCGCTGGTGCTTGCGGCGGGGGCGCCCATTGGTGCGGACGGTTCTTCTCTGCTTCGGGTTACGGTGCGCGGGGCCGCCGCGCAGGATGGCGTCCGGGTCGAGGTCAGCTCCGATCCCGGCTGGCTGCCCGCGGCGATGGGCCCCTGGCATGTGACCGGGCCGTATGTGGAGGCGACGGGGGACGCGGCGCTCGACACCGCGCACGTGGCGCCCGGCGGGATCGATCTGGACGCGCTCCGCCCGGACGGGACACCCGTCTGGGGGCGTCCCGAGGGGGAATTCGCCGACGGCAAGCCGCAGGGGCTTCCCGGGAAGACCTGCGCGACGTATCTCTACCGTACCATCAGCGCGCCGACGCCGCGAACGATGGATCTTGCGCTGGACAACCGCAACGCGGTCCGGCTCTGGGTTAATGGTCGGCTGGTTCTGGACAAGGCGGCCCAGCGCGGGGAGGTGGGGCCGCATCCGGCACCGGTGACGATAGAATTGCGCGCGGGCGAGAACGCGGTGCTGGCGAAGGTGGTGGATTACTATGATTTTAATGGGCACAGTTTCTTTTTCGCGCGCCGGGGCGAGGAACTCGGGCCAATGCCGCTGTTGGTGGCGCGCGCGCTGGCGCGGGGTCCCGAGGAACGAAGTGACGCGGAGAACGTGGCGCTGCGGACGTTTTACCGGAGCCGGCACTGGGACAGCTGGGCGGCGCTTCACGAGGAGGAACGCGACCAGGCCTGGGCGCTGTCGCGGCTGGACGCGCAGATTCCCACGACGATGGTCATGGAGGAGCGGAGCGAGCCGCGTCCGGCGCATGTGCTGGTGCGGGGCCTGTACGATCAGCCGGGGGAGGCTGTGGCGCCGGGCGTGCCCGCTGCGCTGCACGGGTGGCCCGAAGGGACCCCCGCGAACCGGCTGGGCTTTGCGCGGTGGGTTGTCGCGCCGGAGAATCCGCTGGCGGCGCGCGTGACGGTGAACCGGTTCTGGCAGCGCCTCTTCGGGGAGGGGCTGGTGCGGACGCCGGACGATTTTGGTTTGCAGGGCGATCGCCCGTCGCATCCGGAACTGCTCGACTGGCTTGCGGTGGAGTTTGTGACGTCTGGGTGGGACGTTCGGGCGATGCACCGGCTGCTTGCGACATCGGCGACGTTCCGGCAGTCGTCGCGGGTGCGCGGCGATGGGGCGGATCCGGACAACCGGCTTCTGGCGCGGGGTCCACGCTTCCGGCTGGATGCCGAGGTGATTCGGGACAGTGCGCTGGCGGCGAGCGGGTTGCTCGTGGAGCGTTTGGGTGGCCCGAGCGTGAAGCCGTATCAGCCGCCCGGTTTGTGGCGGGATGTGGCGTATGGCGGGGGCGGCCAGCGGTACACGGCCCAGGAGTTCATTCAGGATCACGGGGAGAAGCTGTACCGGCGCAGTCTCTACACATTCTGGAAGCGTGCGGCGGCTCCGCCGGGCATGCTGATTTTCGACGCGCCGAACCGGGATGTGTGCACGGCCCGCCGGAGCCGGAGCAACACGCCGTTGCAGGCGCTTGTGCTCATGAACGATGTGCAGTACGTGGAGGCGGCGCGGGAGGTGGCGCGGCGGGTGCTGGAGGAGGCGGGACCCGGGGCGGGCGAGCGCATTGAATACGCGTGTCGGGTGGTGTTCGGGCGTCCGCCGCGCCCGGTGGAGATGGCGGCGCTGCTGGCGCAGTATGAGACGGAGGCGGCGACGTATCGGGCGCGTCCGGATGCGGCGAAGGCGTTGTTGGGTGTGGGGGAGACAGTGGCGGGTGAGGGGTATGATCCGGCGGAGTTGGCGGCGTGGACGCTGGTGGCGAGCGCGTTGATGAATGCGGATGCGTTTGTGACGCAGTATTGAGGGAGGATTGGAGGGGTTGGCAGGTGGGGCGCGGGATCGAGCCGGTGTGGGCTACCCGGACCGGGACGGGCACGCGCCCTGGGGCTTTCGAATCGGACCGGGACGTACCCCCGCGATTTGGGTATTGTGGCTGGGTTTGGGTGTTGGGTTTGACGTGGGGTTTGTTTTGGGAGGTTTGGCTTCTTTGCGGCGGTACGTCCCTTTGCGGCAGTACGTCCCTCGGGGGGGATTATTGTTCGGGTGTGGCCGGGTCCGGGCGGCTGATGTCTGGGGGGCGGGTGAGTTCTTCGACGATGTCGTCGTAGCCGGCGGCCTGGGCCACCTGTATCGCGGTCTGGCCCTGGACGAGATGCCATACGCGGGCGCCGTGGTTGAGGAGGAGGCTTACGAGGTTCCTGTCGGCGCGGGCGACGGCCTGGAAAAGCGGGGTCTTTCCGTCGCTGGCGGTGGCGTTGACGTCGGCCCCGGCTTCGAGCAGCATTTCAGCGAGGGTGTAGAGGCCGGCGTTGATGGCCATGTGGAGGGGGGTGAGTTCGGCGGGCCCGCGCTGGAGCTGCACGCATTCGGGCCAGTGCTTGAGGACATTGCGCGCAAGTGCGAGGTCGTTGTACATGATAGCGCGAAAAATATCGGTCGCGCGTCCGCGATCGCCGCTTTCCAGGACTTCTCCACCGTCCACCGAAGTGAAATCGGCCACGGTATCCGCCCCATCGAGCAGGCCGGCGGTGGATAATGCGGCGAGCTGGGCTTCAACCTCCTGGAGCAGCATGACGATGCGGACGTGGCCGCGGTCGAGGGCAAATTCGCAGGCGGTGTTTCCCTCGCGCGAGCGGATCCGCACATCGGCGCCGTGGTTGACGAGGAGGCGCACGAGTTCGATGTTGCCGTTGCGCGCGGCGTACATGAGCGGGGTCATGCCGCGGCTGTTGGCCAGGTCGACCTGCGCGTTGAATTCGAGCAGGAGCTTGGCCATGTTGGCGTTGTCTTCGCGGACGGCGTGGAGCAGGGGTGTCCAGCGCTCGTGCCGGGTGCGGGCGTCCACGCAAAGCGGGCGTTCCTTGAGGATGGAGAGCGCCTTGGGCGGGTCGTCTTCCTTGACGGCCGTGAAGAGGGCGTGTCCGGCGGCCTGCTGATCGCGGAAAGAGTCGATAAACTCGACGATGGCGGGGCGGTCCTGCTGCTCGGCGTAGCCGCGCAGGTCGATTCCGGTGGGGTCGACCTGGTCGATTCGGGCGCCGCCTTCGAGGAGGGCCTTGACCATGGCCAAGTCGTCAAGATCGACAGCGTAGGCGATGGCGGCTTTGCCCTCGGTGCTCCGCGCGTGGACATCGGCCCCGTTCGCCAGGAGGATCTCGGCAATATCGAGGTGGCGCGCGCGCACGGCGATCAGGAGGGGCGTCCAGCGGCTGCTCTTGGAGTGGACGTTGACGCTGTGGGGGACCTGCGCCACGATTTCGCGGATGCGATCAATGTCGCCGCGGGCGACGACTTCGAGGATATCCATGCAGGCGGCGAGGCGTTTGACGCGTTTCTTGAGGTAGGCGGCGAGATCGGCGTGGCCTTCGCGCTCGGCGCACTGGACGGGGGTTTCCTTGTTGGCGAAGGGCGCGGTGACGTCGGCGCCGGCGTTCAGCAGGCGGCGCGCGATCGGCTGATTCCCGCGAAGGACGGCGATGCGGAGCGCGCACATGCCGTCGCGGTCGGTGTGGTGCACATCGGCGCCGCGCTCGATGATGCGCCGGACGAGTTCCTCGTCTTCCTGCTTCACCGCCATCATCAGGGCGCCGGCCCCTTCTCGTGGCGCGAGATTTACATCGACATGGTGGCTCAACAGGCGGTTGACGAGGTCGCGGTGGTCTTCGCGCAGCGCGATCATAAGCGCGGTCCAGCCCCGATTGTCCTGCTGGTTGACGTTGGCTCCGGCGGCGAGCAGGGCCTGGATCACGGGGACGTGGCCTTCGCGGGCGGCGATCAGGAGCGGCGTTTCGCGGTGGACCGTTTCGGGGTCCACGGGGAGGCCGAGGGAGAGGAGGTACTGGACGGTTTCGGCGTGGCCGTGCTGGGCGGCGGCGTAGAGCGGGGTCTCGCCCTGCGCGGTGGCGAGGCCGAGGTCCGCCCCGTGTTCCACGAGCTCCCGGAGGACGGCCGTGTCGCCCTGTCCCGCGGCGTAGATGGCGGCGGTGTAGCCGTGATCGTCGAAGGCGTTCGGATCGACGCCCTTTTTCAATTCGCGGAGGATCAGGGACTTGTGTTGGCGGGAGACCGCTTCGGCGATGGCGCTTGATGCGCGCGGGCCGCGCCGCCAGCCCCACAGCGCGAAGGCGGCGATGAGGGCGACGAACCCCCCAGCGGCGGCATAGTAGCGGGACGTGGTCGCACCGGCGCCTTTTTGCTGGTCCTGGATCATGTCGACCACGCGGGCGGCGCATTCCACCAGGCCGGGCGCCAGCGAGCCGATGTCCAGGTAGTCCGCCCGGATCCCGGCAAGAATACCGGGCGCGCGGCCGCGCGCGGCGGGCGTCCATCCCGGGCCGAGTGCGATTTCGATCTTGCCGGCGTCCGCGAAGAGTATTACGGCGACGGCCCGATCCCGATCCAGGCCACTGTCTTCCGCGAGCGCGGCCTGAAACGCGGCGAGGATCCGTTCCGCAAAGGCGTCGGGGGCGAGCCCGTCTCCACCGTAACCTTCGGGGGCGGGGACGGCGATAGCGTAGAGGGGCACGGCGTCAATGGCGCGGGCCTGGCGGGCGCTTTCTTCGAGGCGGGTCACGTGGTGGTCGCCGAGGAGGGAGGCGGGATTGTATACGTGCTCGTCGGGCCGGACCCAGTCCAGCGGGGCCTGTGCGGCGGCGTTCCAGGCGGACGCAAGCGCGAGCAGCAGTGTCAGGAGCTTCGTAACCATGCGGACCCTCGTGGGCGATCAGGGTATGGCGGCGGTTGCGCCAGCATGTAGAGTACCTTACACAATTCGCGGGAAAAAGGCGAGTTACGGTCTGGTTGTTTGCAGGGTCATCTCCAGGTAGGAGTACGCCAGCGTGTCCTCCCGGTCAATGCCGAGCGCATTGCCGAGGTGCTCCAGTTTCGCGTAGCCGCTGGCGTCCTCTTCCCCTTCGGCCAGGACAGCCTCGAATTCGAGGAAGTCGCCCAGGCCGGTAACGCGATCGAGATGGATGCGCACATTCTCCCACAGGTAGAGCGTGCGGGTTTTCTCGACGGTCGCCAGAACGCCGAGCGCCTCGCCGAATAATCCGGCTGCGGTGGGCGCTATGGGTTCCAGCAAGTAGTCGCAGCCCTTGGCCCCAGCGATGTCGGGACGCCGGTAGAAGATGAGTTCGGCGCGTCCGGGCGTTGCGGCGCGGAGTTTGAGGCGTCCCTCGGGAACGCGGAAGTAGGTGTCGACCTGGTGGATGTCGCCGTGGCATCGCGCG
The Candidatus Hydrogenedentota bacterium genome window above contains:
- a CDS encoding acetylxylan esterase — protein: MRISHLVSSRVTRRICAGALLLTAFPAASDFPAFDALPERADLPDPFIMLDGSKVETPEDWVQKRRPELKALFQHYVYGYAPPAPKLLFEETAPETTILDGKGRLKQVTIAFEGLPPGAPRINLALFLPASAQGPVPVFLAINKCGNYEVLPDPAIHHNPDAWCHEKCPETVEEGRGSKQDFWCVEYLLDRGYAFATFHESDVDPDKHDFEDGVHAAFKNVAAPDHAWGTIAAWSWGLRRCIDYLVTDPDIDANRVCVTGHSRRGKTALLTAALDERVALVVPHQSGTGGMALSRNNDQETVERINRVFPHWFCDAFTWFDHRENRLPVDQHLLVALVAPRALLDTAGLQDAWANYESALKNIRAADPVWKFLGAPGIAGNDMVLGPAPLDPEKTGNLMQFRLDEKHTLNQAYWKGILDFADLQFSR
- a CDS encoding GNAT family N-acetyltransferase yields the protein MPDVIMVVDRVEAVPRRELPAGFSYRAYRAGDRETWTRIHAETHFYDPLPQALHARQFGDDEDALAARQIFVVNGDGRAVATATAWFNDPAHGVPGGRVHWVAVVPAVQRRGIASALLGRVCERFAELGDTAAYLTTDAGNSRAIALYQGLGFRIADGPGRME
- a CDS encoding PSD1 domain-containing protein — protein: MWRLRLEAFVLILAGLAHTGGVIAGEAPDFNREVLPILSNNCFACHGPDAPARKAGLRLDLEEAAKGAGKDGARPVAPGDPSASLILERMTAPDPDKRMPPPETGKSLSEAEIETVRRWIAAGAPWQAHWAFIPPARPAVPEVAPAEWPRNPVDNFVLARLADAGMTPSPEADRHTLIRRASLALTGVPPTPEAVEAFVLDADPHAYERLVDRLLASPRYGEHLGRYWLDLARYADTNGYAADIERTMWRYRDWVIAAFNQNMPFDQFTVEQLAGDLLPAPTLEQRIATGFSRNHPIMMEGGAIFEEYRVMNVVDRVDTTGAVWLGLTLKCAQCHDHKYDPISQREFYAMYAFFNNITEEESRLFGTELDGNSIPRIPAPLPEQSAARARLEAAIAAVREEKLRPDPALDAAQAAWEAEERAAAGARWTPVEVSRETPEAGVAVLTGILEQEGVTAVRLSAGGDAASLRIAEVELGVAPADGAGEAAPVALAGSAAIAGDAAPAHDGSLETAWEGEALVLAAGAPIGADGSSLLRVTVRGAAAQDGVRVEVSSDPGWLPAAMGPWHVTGPYVEATGDAALDTAHVAPGGIDLDALRPDGTPVWGRPEGEFADGKPQGLPGKTCATYLYRTISAPTPRTMDLALDNRNAVRLWVNGRLVLDKAAQRGEVGPHPAPVTIELRAGENAVLAKVVDYYDFNGHSFFFARRGEELGPMPLLVARALARGPEERSDAENVALRTFYRSRHWDSWAALHEEERDQAWALSRLDAQIPTTMVMEERSEPRPAHVLVRGLYDQPGEAVAPGVPAALHGWPEGTPANRLGFARWVVAPENPLAARVTVNRFWQRLFGEGLVRTPDDFGLQGDRPSHPELLDWLAVEFVTSGWDVRAMHRLLATSATFRQSSRVRGDGADPDNRLLARGPRFRLDAEVIRDSALAASGLLVERLGGPSVKPYQPPGLWRDVAYGGGGQRYTAQEFIQDHGEKLYRRSLYTFWKRAAAPPGMLIFDAPNRDVCTARRSRSNTPLQALVLMNDVQYVEAAREVARRVLEEAGPGAGERIEYACRVVFGRPPRPVEMAALLAQYETEAATYRARPDAAKALLGVGETVAGEGYDPAELAAWTLVASALMNADAFVTQY
- a CDS encoding ankyrin repeat domain-containing protein, translated to MVTKLLTLLLALASAWNAAAQAPLDWVRPDEHVYNPASLLGDHHVTRLEESARQARAIDAVPLYAIAVPAPEGYGGDGLAPDAFAERILAAFQAALAEDSGLDRDRAVAVILFADAGKIEIALGPGWTPAARGRAPGILAGIRADYLDIGSLAPGLVECAARVVDMIQDQQKGAGATTSRYYAAAGGFVALIAAFALWGWRRGPRASSAIAEAVSRQHKSLILRELKKGVDPNAFDDHGYTAAIYAAGQGDTAVLRELVEHGADLGLATAQGETPLYAAAQHGHAETVQYLLSLGLPVDPETVHRETPLLIAAREGHVPVIQALLAAGANVNQQDNRGWTALMIALREDHRDLVNRLLSHHVDVNLAPREGAGALMMAVKQEDEELVRRIIERGADVHHTDRDGMCALRIAVLRGNQPIARRLLNAGADVTAPFANKETPVQCAEREGHADLAAYLKKRVKRLAACMDILEVVARGDIDRIREIVAQVPHSVNVHSKSSRWTPLLIAVRARHLDIAEILLANGADVHARSTEGKAAIAYAVDLDDLAMVKALLEGGARIDQVDPTGIDLRGYAEQQDRPAIVEFIDSFRDQQAAGHALFTAVKEDDPPKALSILKERPLCVDARTRHERWTPLLHAVREDNANMAKLLLEFNAQVDLANSRGMTPLMYAARNGNIELVRLLVNHGADVRIRSREGNTACEFALDRGHVRIVMLLQEVEAQLAALSTAGLLDGADTVADFTSVDGGEVLESGDRGRATDIFRAIMYNDLALARNVLKHWPECVQLQRGPAELTPLHMAINAGLYTLAEMLLEAGADVNATASDGKTPLFQAVARADRNLVSLLLNHGARVWHLVQGQTAIQVAQAAGYDDIVEELTRPPDISRPDPATPEQ
- a CDS encoding class IV adenylate cyclase gives rise to the protein MRNIELKARLRDRAAAIAASEAIGARCHGDIHQVDTYFRVPEGRLKLRAATPGRAELIFYRRPDIAGAKGCDYLLEPIAPTAAGLFGEALGVLATVEKTRTLYLWENVRIHLDRVTGLGDFLEFEAVLAEGEEDASGYAKLEHLGNALGIDREDTLAYSYLEMTLQTTRP